The following coding sequences are from one Pseudonocardia sp. HH130630-07 window:
- the yczE gene encoding membrane protein YczE: MGAHPVPGGGDAVELSRWKPSLRQAVMLLVGLGVFGAGEGLLVVSGLGNSPWTVLAEGLAGATGLTVGIVTNIIGLLVLLLWFPLRQRPGLGTVCNALLLGVLMDLTLAIVPPSDSVVVNVLIVVLGIGLVGLGGGLYLGAALGPGPRDGLMTGLHRTTGRSITQVRWFLEITVLIVGFLLGGTVGIGTVLFALLVGPVIGAAVKALSLVPSTRL, encoded by the coding sequence ATGGGGGCGCACCCGGTGCCCGGCGGCGGCGACGCCGTCGAGCTCAGCCGCTGGAAGCCGAGCCTGCGCCAGGCGGTGATGCTGCTCGTCGGGCTCGGCGTCTTCGGGGCGGGCGAGGGACTGCTCGTCGTCTCCGGTCTGGGGAACTCGCCCTGGACGGTGCTCGCCGAGGGACTGGCCGGTGCGACGGGACTGACCGTCGGCATCGTCACGAACATCATCGGGCTGCTCGTCCTGCTGCTGTGGTTCCCGCTCCGTCAGCGCCCGGGGCTCGGCACGGTGTGCAACGCGCTGCTGCTCGGCGTGCTCATGGACCTGACGCTCGCGATCGTGCCGCCGTCGGACTCCGTCGTGGTCAACGTGCTGATCGTGGTGCTGGGGATCGGGCTCGTCGGGCTCGGCGGCGGGCTCTACCTCGGCGCCGCGCTCGGCCCCGGCCCGCGCGACGGCCTGATGACCGGCCTGCACCGCACGACCGGGCGGTCGATCACCCAGGTGCGCTGGTTCCTGGAGATCACCGTGCTGATCGTCGGCTTCCTGCTCGGCGGCACCGTCGGGATCGGGACCGTGCTGTTCGCGCTGCTCGTCGGGCCGGTCATCGGGGCCGCGGTGAAGGCGCTGTCGCTGGTGCCCAGCACCCGGCTGTGA
- a CDS encoding ABC transporter permease has translation MLRRRLRQMRRHPSLTLLLVGQPIVLLLLFVTVFGGTMGAGLAGAGGGRAEYLTYITPAVLLMTIASVALATAIGVATDMTEGIVARFRTMAVARVSMLAGHVTGALVQTAFAVVLVLAVAVGLGFRSDAGPTAWLGVAALLLLMTIALTWFTVALGLAASSVETASNTPMFLVLLPFLGSGFVPTGSMPAGIRWFAEYQPFTPMIDALRGLLGVGPGAGTDLGTDAALTVGWCVLITGASYLWARRLYDTRAER, from the coding sequence ATGCTGCGGCGACGGCTGCGGCAGATGCGCCGCCACCCGTCGCTGACGCTGCTGCTCGTCGGCCAGCCGATCGTGCTGCTCCTGCTGTTCGTCACCGTCTTCGGCGGGACCATGGGCGCCGGGCTGGCCGGGGCCGGCGGCGGGCGCGCCGAGTACCTCACCTACATCACCCCGGCCGTCCTGCTGATGACGATCGCCAGCGTCGCGCTGGCCACCGCGATCGGGGTCGCCACCGACATGACCGAGGGAATCGTCGCCCGGTTCCGGACCATGGCCGTCGCCCGGGTCAGCATGCTCGCCGGACACGTCACCGGGGCGCTCGTGCAGACCGCGTTCGCGGTCGTGCTGGTGCTCGCTGTGGCGGTCGGCCTCGGGTTCCGCAGCGACGCCGGGCCGACGGCCTGGCTCGGCGTCGCCGCGCTGTTGCTGCTGATGACGATCGCGCTGACCTGGTTCACCGTGGCGCTCGGCCTGGCCGCGAGCTCGGTCGAGACGGCCAGCAACACCCCGATGTTCCTAGTGCTGCTGCCGTTCCTCGGCAGCGGCTTCGTCCCCACCGGGTCCATGCCGGCCGGCATCCGGTGGTTCGCCGAGTACCAGCCGTTCACCCCGATGATCGACGCCCTGCGCGGGCTGCTCGGCGTCGGCCCCGGGGCCGGTACCGACCTGGGGACCGACGCCGCACTCACCGTCGGCTGGTGCGTGCTCATCACCGGCGCGAGCTACCTGTGGGCCCGGCGGCTCTACGACACCCGCGCCGAGCGCTGA
- a CDS encoding DUF4097 family beta strand repeat-containing protein, translating to MPVFDTPEPVTATVELPIGELRVTAGDRTDTEVVVRATPADQAQADAVRIELVGRDLRVTGPRPGLLQKLTPRTPGRSLEIEIALPSGSSLSARTTYGGVTAEGGLASCEVRTDYGDVLVADAATADLAVGYGRARVTGSVTGDATLAADHGGVRVAHVGGAAVLRSKHGAIRADHLAGTAELTGTHGDIDVDAVDGDVRVRTAYGSVRLGRVARGEVTLSSTHGRLDVGVAGASAAWLDLDTGGRVVNALTARDDATGFTETVTVHARSREGDIVIRRA from the coding sequence ATGCCCGTCTTCGACACCCCCGAACCCGTCACCGCGACCGTCGAGCTGCCGATCGGCGAGCTCCGGGTCACCGCGGGCGACCGCACCGACACCGAGGTCGTCGTCCGCGCCACCCCCGCCGACCAGGCGCAGGCCGACGCGGTGCGTATCGAGCTGGTCGGCCGCGACCTGCGGGTCACCGGCCCCCGGCCCGGCCTGCTGCAGAAGCTCACCCCGCGGACCCCCGGCCGGTCCCTGGAGATCGAGATCGCCCTCCCGTCCGGCTCGTCGCTGTCCGCGCGGACGACCTACGGCGGGGTGACCGCCGAGGGCGGGCTCGCGTCCTGCGAGGTCCGCACGGACTACGGCGACGTCCTGGTCGCCGACGCGGCGACGGCCGATCTCGCGGTCGGCTACGGCCGGGCTCGGGTGACCGGGAGCGTCACCGGGGACGCCACCCTGGCCGCCGACCACGGCGGTGTGCGGGTCGCGCACGTCGGCGGCGCGGCCGTGCTCCGCAGCAAGCACGGCGCCATCCGCGCCGACCACCTCGCCGGGACGGCCGAGCTGACCGGGACCCACGGCGACATCGACGTCGACGCGGTCGACGGCGACGTCCGGGTGCGCACCGCCTACGGCAGCGTCCGGCTCGGCCGGGTCGCCCGGGGCGAGGTGACGCTGTCCAGCACGCACGGCCGGCTCGACGTCGGCGTCGCCGGAGCCAGTGCCGCCTGGCTCGACCTCGACACCGGCGGGCGGGTCGTCAACGCGCTGACCGCCCGGGACGACGCGACCGGATTCACCGAGACGGTGACCGTCCACGCCCGGTCCCGGGAGGGCGACATCGTGATCCGGCGGGCCTGA
- a CDS encoding HARBI1 family protein, which yields MLSRLLAEERLRRGTRSGRRALDCDRHAVLVLRWFLDATRVAQLAADNQLSLSSTYRYLHEGIDVLAAAAPGLPGALLAARTAGHTHVHLDGTVIHTDRSRTPGPTPGVDLWWSGKHHVHGGNVQVLTAPDGWPLWTSPVRPGREHDTTCARGHPGLLDAIEDWTDDTHVVLADLGYDGENTRLTCPFKTPTGGGLSEDKRTVNTLHSAVRAVAERGNSLLKTTFKALRRVSFCPWRIGAITAAALVLLHVEHDRTT from the coding sequence ATGTTGTCGCGGCTGTTGGCCGAGGAACGCCTCCGGCGCGGGACTCGCAGCGGGCGTCGGGCGCTGGACTGTGACCGCCACGCGGTGCTGGTGCTGCGCTGGTTCCTCGACGCCACCCGGGTCGCCCAGCTCGCCGCCGACAACCAGCTGAGCCTGTCGAGTACCTACCGCTACCTGCACGAAGGCATCGACGTTCTGGCCGCCGCCGCGCCTGGGCTGCCCGGCGCGCTGCTCGCGGCCCGCACCGCCGGGCACACCCACGTTCACCTCGACGGCACCGTGATCCACACTGACCGCTCCCGCACTCCCGGACCGACCCCGGGAGTGGATCTGTGGTGGTCGGGCAAGCACCACGTCCACGGCGGGAACGTTCAGGTCCTCACCGCGCCTGACGGGTGGCCGTTGTGGACATCCCCGGTGCGCCCGGGCCGCGAGCACGACACCACCTGCGCCCGCGGCCACCCCGGCCTGCTCGACGCGATCGAGGACTGGACCGACGACACCCACGTCGTGCTCGCCGACCTCGGCTACGACGGTGAGAACACCCGCCTGACCTGCCCGTTCAAGACCCCCACCGGCGGTGGGCTGTCGGAGGACAAACGCACCGTCAACACGCTGCACTCCGCCGTCAGGGCTGTGGCCGAACGCGGGAACTCCCTGCTCAAGACCACCTTCAAGGCGCTGCGTCGGGTCAGCTTCTGCCCCTGGCGGATCGGCGCGATCACCGCCGCCGCGCTCGTTCTCCTCCACGTCGAGCACGACCGAACCACATGA
- a CDS encoding FadR/GntR family transcriptional regulator: MSVEHLRTRGRPGTYEMVLTHIEGRLTSGELRPGDRLPPERELAAQLGASRQAVREALRVLQAQGVIRSQVGTGDGAGTIVVPAPARALGRVLQLHLAVDSFPVDDVTEARVMLERFSAGLAAGRRSATDLLGMAAELDAMDADLAPQAFSDADIAFHVRIAGAAGNRLVNELTVAIRESVRGLLLGAMHDDEWPELREQLRGEHRAIHAALRDGDGPGAADLMEAHIRRFHGGLAPGSAS, encoded by the coding sequence GTGTCAGTCGAGCACCTGCGCACCCGCGGGCGGCCGGGCACCTACGAGATGGTGCTGACCCACATCGAGGGGCGGCTGACCTCGGGCGAGCTGCGCCCCGGCGACCGGCTGCCCCCGGAACGGGAGCTGGCGGCGCAGCTCGGGGCCAGCCGGCAGGCGGTCCGTGAGGCGCTGCGCGTGCTGCAGGCCCAGGGCGTCATCCGTTCGCAGGTCGGCACCGGGGACGGGGCCGGGACGATCGTCGTCCCCGCTCCGGCGCGTGCGCTCGGCCGGGTGCTGCAGCTGCACCTGGCCGTCGACTCGTTCCCGGTCGACGACGTCACCGAGGCCCGGGTGATGCTGGAACGGTTCTCCGCCGGGCTCGCCGCCGGCCGGCGCAGCGCCACCGACCTGCTGGGGATGGCGGCCGAGCTGGACGCGATGGACGCCGACCTGGCCCCGCAGGCGTTCAGCGACGCCGACATCGCCTTCCACGTCCGCATCGCGGGGGCGGCCGGGAACCGGCTGGTCAACGAGCTGACCGTGGCGATCCGGGAGTCGGTGCGCGGACTGCTCCTCGGCGCGATGCACGACGACGAGTGGCCGGAGCTGCGCGAGCAGCTCCGCGGCGAGCACCGGGCGATCCACGCGGCACTGCGCGACGGTGACGGGCCGGGCGCCGCGGACCTGATGGAGGCGCACATCCGCCGGTTCCACGGTGGGCTCGCTCCCGGGTCCGCAAGCTGA
- a CDS encoding DUF6421 family protein yields MRAATAELHGAAREVSALADGFRAGQDRDGSVPGAGPDDIALLRAIVRRSADALLALGAERQLAALRSDTDAWIAAGLHTAPDFGATRDSFAPPGRDELAFFVGCALTTNSAPPVGRRMECFLVRRREPREIDVLAEFYPHPKNNCQSVVLLTGSAGFRSGNCLVFFPENVPSSRPVESQSYALFFFNKFRRIHEELAIPPAGRIMVDRTAPAASTGLRPDVCYDARSVWGYLHDYHHHQGRWPLDENVALKTNWFVGLLEETKVDAKTVLAAVDDDRVPFRDEQIDMILLERLVRYPRSRVATRNFDAGTGVFLYSWFRERGGIGVTPGGLRFDRAAAISALREYVREIEDLEERVSTPDLYRSEAISYVRRYLREGEDRDRFAFSPDQENLLLHRSAAEDDQLVFADGEL; encoded by the coding sequence ATGCGGGCGGCGACGGCGGAACTGCACGGTGCCGCCCGCGAGGTCTCCGCGCTCGCCGACGGGTTCCGGGCCGGGCAGGACCGGGACGGGTCGGTCCCCGGCGCCGGTCCGGACGACATCGCCCTGCTCCGCGCGATCGTCCGCCGCTCCGCGGACGCGCTGCTGGCACTGGGCGCCGAGCGCCAGCTCGCCGCACTGCGCTCCGACACCGACGCCTGGATCGCCGCCGGGCTGCACACCGCACCGGACTTCGGCGCCACCCGCGACTCGTTCGCTCCCCCGGGCCGCGACGAGCTCGCGTTCTTCGTCGGCTGCGCGCTGACCACGAACAGTGCGCCGCCGGTCGGCCGGCGCATGGAGTGCTTCCTGGTGCGCCGGCGCGAACCGCGCGAGATCGACGTACTGGCGGAGTTCTACCCGCACCCGAAGAACAACTGCCAGTCGGTCGTCCTGCTCACCGGCAGTGCCGGTTTCCGGTCGGGGAACTGCCTCGTCTTCTTCCCGGAGAACGTGCCGTCGTCGCGTCCGGTCGAGTCCCAGTCCTACGCCCTGTTCTTCTTCAACAAGTTCCGCCGGATCCACGAGGAACTGGCGATCCCGCCGGCCGGCCGGATCATGGTCGACCGGACCGCACCGGCCGCGTCGACCGGCCTGCGCCCGGACGTCTGTTACGACGCCCGTTCCGTGTGGGGATACCTGCACGACTACCACCACCATCAGGGCCGCTGGCCGCTCGACGAGAACGTGGCGCTCAAGACGAACTGGTTCGTGGGCCTGCTCGAGGAGACGAAGGTCGACGCGAAGACGGTCCTCGCCGCCGTCGACGACGACCGGGTCCCGTTCCGCGACGAGCAGATCGACATGATCCTGCTCGAACGCCTGGTCCGCTATCCGCGCTCGCGCGTCGCCACCCGGAACTTCGACGCCGGGACGGGCGTGTTCCTCTACTCGTGGTTCCGGGAACGCGGCGGTATCGGCGTGACGCCCGGAGGGCTGCGATTCGACCGGGCCGCCGCCATCTCGGCGCTGCGCGAGTACGTCCGGGAGATCGAGGACCTGGAAGAACGGGTCTCGACCCCCGATCTGTACCGTTCCGAGGCGATCTCCTACGTCCGCCGCTATCTGCGGGAGGGCGAGGATCGCGACCGGTTCGCGTTCTCCCCGGACCAGGAGAATCTGCTGCTCCACCGTTCCGCCGCGGAGGACGACCAGCTGGTCTTCGCCGACGGGGAACTGTGA
- a CDS encoding branched-chain amino acid transaminase — protein sequence MNFAERDGHIWFDGAMVGWRDATVHVLSHGLHYASSVFEGIRVYGGAPFALEEHYRRLHRSAAVLRIDVPFGVAELCAATRELIAASGVADGYVRPISWRGSGSIEVPGFDAGSHTAVALWAWPSVFGEDARTAGIRIGTSRWRRPDPDTAPTEAKSASNYAIGTLARHEVAGQGFDDALLLDRQGRVAEATGANIFLVADGALHTPIADSFLSGITRATVIGIAGRCGIEVVERRILPSEIAGADEVFLTGTAYEVQPVRAVDDVELAPGPVTRRLQEEYRALVHGGGR from the coding sequence ATGAATTTCGCCGAGCGCGACGGCCACATCTGGTTCGACGGCGCGATGGTCGGGTGGCGGGACGCCACCGTCCACGTGCTCAGCCACGGCCTGCACTACGCCAGTTCGGTCTTCGAGGGGATCCGGGTGTACGGCGGGGCGCCGTTCGCCCTGGAGGAGCACTACCGGCGGCTGCACCGCTCGGCCGCTGTCCTGCGGATCGACGTCCCGTTCGGTGTCGCGGAGCTGTGCGCCGCCACCCGGGAGCTGATCGCCGCGTCCGGGGTGGCCGACGGCTACGTCCGCCCGATCTCCTGGCGTGGATCGGGCTCGATCGAGGTGCCCGGGTTCGACGCCGGGTCGCACACCGCGGTCGCCCTGTGGGCGTGGCCGTCGGTGTTCGGCGAGGACGCGCGGACCGCCGGCATCCGGATCGGCACCTCCCGGTGGCGGCGCCCGGACCCGGACACGGCCCCGACGGAGGCGAAGTCGGCGTCGAACTACGCGATCGGCACGCTCGCCCGGCACGAGGTCGCCGGGCAGGGCTTCGACGACGCGCTGCTGCTCGACCGGCAGGGCCGGGTCGCCGAGGCCACCGGCGCGAACATCTTCCTGGTCGCCGACGGGGCGCTGCACACCCCGATCGCCGACTCGTTCCTGTCCGGTATCACCCGGGCCACCGTCATCGGGATCGCCGGGCGGTGCGGGATCGAGGTCGTCGAGCGCCGGATCCTGCCGTCGGAGATCGCGGGCGCCGACGAGGTCTTCCTGACCGGCACCGCCTACGAGGTGCAGCCGGTCCGGGCCGTCGACGACGTCGAGCTCGCCCCCGGGCCGGTGACCCGGCGCCTGCAGGAGGAGTACCGGGCACTCGTCCACGGCGGTGGTCGGTGA
- a CDS encoding MFS transporter, producing MARPDLIDGGRPPRRPTTGGALRHSPSIWLASYGLSLLGKGVASVVMPLLVLDRTGDVLAAGLLATVGAAVSAATGLVSGLLVDRVDRRAVSITSDVLAAISVAALPVIDAVWGLNMTWFLVLGVLGAMIRVPGMTAQETLLPVLVRLGPDRPGRLDRLIAIRETVGNVLLLAGPGFGGLLIGLLGLTPALLFATAATTLLGALLTLVLDPRAGAVERTPVPAGQDTVGGAVRRAVTDLVDSWRFLTRHALVLGATLVSAMLVAVLASLQSTLMPAYFTAENLPALTGLTLSAIAAGSIGGSALYAATAGRVRRRVWFVIGMLGTLTGFAAVGSMASPWLVLGGAALVGLTNAPVSAVLGVLTVEATPDAMRGRVLGAQNTVMQAAPAITTAPLAAIASGAGLPAAGLVLAVLAGITALVALAVPAFRVLDDPAAVRAMAAGTQVTVGADGPDPNFVDAAPASGPNR from the coding sequence ATGGCACGCCCGGATCTGATCGACGGCGGCAGACCGCCGCGGCGTCCGACGACGGGCGGGGCCCTGCGCCACAGCCCGTCGATCTGGCTGGCGTCCTACGGGTTGTCGCTGCTCGGCAAGGGCGTCGCCAGCGTCGTCATGCCACTGCTCGTCCTCGACCGGACCGGCGACGTGCTCGCCGCCGGTCTGCTCGCGACCGTCGGCGCCGCGGTCTCCGCGGCCACCGGACTGGTGTCCGGCCTGCTCGTCGACCGGGTCGACCGCCGGGCGGTGTCGATCACCTCGGACGTGCTCGCGGCGATCTCGGTGGCGGCGCTGCCCGTCATCGACGCGGTGTGGGGCCTGAACATGACCTGGTTCCTCGTGCTCGGCGTGCTCGGGGCGATGATCCGGGTGCCCGGCATGACCGCGCAGGAGACGCTGCTCCCGGTGCTCGTGCGGCTCGGCCCGGACCGGCCGGGGCGGCTCGACCGGCTGATCGCGATCCGGGAGACCGTGGGCAACGTGCTGCTGCTCGCCGGTCCCGGGTTCGGCGGCCTGCTCATCGGGCTGCTCGGGCTGACCCCGGCCCTGCTGTTCGCGACGGCGGCGACGACCCTGCTCGGCGCGCTGCTCACGCTGGTGCTGGACCCGCGGGCCGGGGCCGTCGAGCGGACCCCGGTCCCGGCGGGACAGGACACCGTCGGCGGGGCGGTCCGCCGGGCGGTGACCGACCTGGTCGACTCGTGGCGCTTCCTCACCCGGCACGCGCTCGTCCTCGGGGCCACGCTGGTCTCGGCGATGCTCGTCGCCGTGCTCGCGTCGCTGCAGAGCACGCTGATGCCCGCCTACTTCACCGCGGAGAACCTGCCCGCCCTCACCGGCCTGACGCTGAGCGCGATCGCCGCGGGCAGCATCGGCGGATCGGCGCTCTACGCCGCGACCGCGGGCCGGGTCCGGCGCCGGGTCTGGTTCGTGATCGGGATGCTCGGCACGCTCACCGGGTTCGCCGCGGTCGGCAGCATGGCGTCGCCGTGGCTGGTGCTCGGCGGTGCCGCCCTGGTCGGGCTGACGAACGCGCCGGTCTCGGCCGTGCTCGGCGTCCTGACCGTCGAGGCCACGCCGGACGCCATGCGCGGCCGGGTGCTGGGCGCGCAGAACACGGTGATGCAGGCCGCGCCGGCCATCACCACCGCACCGCTCGCCGCCATCGCGTCCGGGGCGGGGCTGCCCGCCGCCGGGCTCGTGCTCGCCGTGCTCGCCGGGATCACCGCACTCGTCGCGCTGGCCGTGCCCGCCTTCCGGGTGCTCGACGACCCGGCGGCCGTCCGCGCGATGGCGGCCGGGACGCAGGTCACCGTCGGTGCCGACGGCCCCGACCCGAACTTCGTGGACGCCGCCCCGGCGAGTGGGCCGAACAGGTGA
- a CDS encoding ATP-binding cassette domain-containing protein, translating to MSRTPAISITGLQKSYGDQPVLRDVDADVAPGTVFALLGPNGAGKTTMVRILSTLVRADSGRIRIDGHDPVTDPDAVRAVIGVTGQFSAVDGLLTGAENLRLMADLHHLPRAEGRARTRGLLERFDLTEAAGRSAGTYSGGMRRRLDLAMTLVGAPRVLFLDEPTTGLDPRSRRDLWQIVRDLVDEGVTVFLTTQYLEEADQLADDVAVLDGGRLVARGSPAHLKTLVPGGHLRVRFDDPGALAVATAAVPDATADPEALSLQVPGHGVPALRGLLDRLDAAGVHPAELTTHTPDLDDVFLALTGRPAAAEGPTRKVTAP from the coding sequence ATGTCCCGAACCCCCGCGATCAGCATCACCGGCCTGCAGAAGTCCTACGGCGACCAGCCGGTCCTGCGCGACGTCGACGCCGACGTCGCGCCCGGCACGGTGTTCGCCCTGCTCGGCCCGAACGGGGCCGGCAAGACCACCATGGTCCGGATCCTCTCGACCCTCGTCCGCGCCGACTCCGGCCGCATCCGGATCGACGGTCACGACCCGGTCACCGATCCTGACGCCGTCCGCGCCGTGATCGGCGTGACCGGGCAGTTCTCCGCCGTGGACGGGCTGCTCACCGGCGCGGAGAACCTGCGGCTCATGGCCGACCTGCACCACCTGCCCCGGGCCGAGGGCCGGGCGCGGACCCGCGGGCTGCTCGAACGGTTCGACCTCACCGAGGCCGCCGGACGGTCCGCGGGCACCTACTCCGGCGGCATGCGCCGGCGGCTGGACCTCGCGATGACGCTGGTCGGCGCGCCGCGGGTGCTCTTCCTCGACGAGCCGACGACCGGCCTCGACCCCCGCAGCCGCCGCGACCTCTGGCAGATCGTGCGCGACCTCGTCGACGAGGGGGTCACGGTCTTCCTGACCACCCAGTACCTGGAGGAGGCCGACCAGCTCGCCGACGACGTCGCCGTCCTCGACGGCGGCCGGCTGGTGGCCCGGGGCAGCCCCGCCCACCTCAAGACGCTGGTCCCGGGCGGTCACCTGCGGGTGCGGTTCGACGACCCCGGCGCCCTCGCCGTCGCCACGGCGGCGGTGCCGGACGCGACGGCCGATCCGGAGGCCCTGAGCCTGCAGGTCCCCGGGCACGGCGTCCCCGCGCTGCGGGGCCTGCTCGACCGGCTCGACGCCGCCGGGGTCCACCCGGCGGAGCTGACCACCCACACCCCCGACCTCGACGACGTGTTCCTCGCCCTCACCGGCCGCCCGGCGGCGGCCGAGGGACCCACCAGGAAGGTGACCGCCCCGTGA
- a CDS encoding SAM-dependent methyltransferase, translated as MSDRPEPGLEPDLDRANAARMYDYLLGGSLNFAVDRDAAENALAHYPHLRDVAQSNRRFLGRAVRWCLDDGVHQFLDLGSGIPTAGNVHEIAHRSDPAARVAYVDNEPVAVQASRTVVADLDTVSITRADLRTPAAVLGAPTVTGLLDLDRPVAVIAVAVLHFVPGDLAELLDAYRAVLAPGSVVVLSHSSDDVDDPALARQVREAAATYANTSTSATLRTRAEIVAALGGADRLVGPGLVDVVDWPRAEPGTDRTGIYGAVARVATAAR; from the coding sequence ATGAGCGACCGTCCCGAACCGGGCCTCGAACCGGATCTCGACCGCGCCAACGCCGCGCGCATGTACGACTACCTGCTGGGCGGGTCGCTGAACTTCGCCGTCGACCGGGACGCGGCGGAGAACGCGCTCGCGCACTACCCGCACCTGCGCGACGTGGCGCAGTCGAACCGGCGTTTCCTCGGCCGGGCGGTGCGGTGGTGCCTGGACGACGGCGTGCACCAGTTCCTCGACCTGGGCTCCGGCATCCCGACGGCGGGCAACGTGCACGAGATCGCCCACCGGTCGGACCCGGCCGCCCGCGTCGCCTACGTCGACAACGAGCCGGTCGCGGTGCAGGCCAGCCGGACCGTGGTGGCCGATCTCGACACGGTCAGCATCACCCGGGCCGACCTGCGCACTCCGGCCGCGGTGCTCGGCGCCCCGACGGTGACCGGGCTGCTCGACCTCGACCGGCCGGTGGCCGTGATCGCGGTCGCGGTGCTGCACTTCGTGCCGGGCGACCTGGCCGAGCTGCTCGACGCCTACCGGGCGGTGCTGGCCCCGGGCAGCGTCGTGGTGCTCAGCCACAGCAGCGACGACGTCGACGACCCGGCGCTCGCCCGCCAGGTACGGGAGGCCGCGGCGACGTACGCGAACACCAGCACCTCGGCGACGCTGCGCACCCGCGCCGAGATCGTGGCCGCGCTGGGCGGGGCCGACCGGCTCGTCGGCCCCGGGCTGGTCGACGTCGTGGACTGGCCGCGGGCCGAGCCCGGCACCGACCGCACCGGCATCTACGGCGCCGTCGCGCGGGTCGCCACGGCGGCGCGCTGA